One Purpureocillium takamizusanense chromosome 1, complete sequence genomic window carries:
- a CDS encoding uncharacterized protein (COG:S~EggNog:ENOG503NZWK) encodes MDADPVAVEPDGAARRSSIEKTPICGDPDTVEPFHRLPDEIIEQIFLSADPNGFASLLLLNSKWRAVSQRPHLYRHHLALCASFLSSHDDLPAANEQNLPLLRRLFAREVKRSLFDAYLRPCETVIKLVSNSISSSSCPGGEGMQFGASPKGSYLLAYNSSRIYVIDVRGEGIQVKRELRILRRPVSACITDDANLLAVLSTEMQVDLYDLTTRPPRRKHSIILDNSPRTIAISSCGTVLAAAYDGGIEVSSLHKGALATDRRAVKCDAVDALAFSHDGSQILGTTIHSASPSTVVLTAPYYDPGSQLAESNLSAMWTTSILFPNTSRDCSHAILLQDGSHGEAEWTFTYDRSFETFRAVRLDDLRNGTTYFTGPIPKAAAQSKLLPCTLPASTYYGELVSAGFQGSEVWVYGVPGDLDAMPDVASSESSAGSSALGRHNSVQSSLSRHASTRGQEGDGERVPQWQVLCDKLRNNFVSGRQISEVAGISTVKWVANFASSSCKERLVVAARGVSGPRLVTDEEDIDFVDGGRICLLDFDYGLVNGCKTEITIEVGTDDAEVLEEEKRDMETEVAIVRRRTVAQRRGGRMALLRAATSAGQDAPPPSRHAPQDDDDDDPLVPRTIGKNPSSKQTAASSTEEGETASIEEQEALDAPYAHASPRSGTTLRRAATAAAVNRRLNPRTADGRPIEYRRADGRGEHPHESDADNWVPPPPPYQEDDPVDLPAFLRGPHVAPLPSSTADVPPAPPSTHPVGGHANMPDSQTLGSDVNGAHRRHSHHKTTSEVTSSRLRVEGMSRTRSSPSLRSVHMNPDDIYDVSPPGSPQLPQPGLPDDQQVSRPGSSAAQGLLGPDLPASRAETFHVPSSSVPSTNTSINAPSTSTRTENSSRQSAPVLQLHIPNSPLSGLASVSAVEPQMRRLPNAQTWPHPPRSEDELTDLNAGGHPLTAPPNITGHDLATSLPPAPSSGQLASLNKRISQGNPRRLSGVAQAHLMPTDNGDSKGQQGQHQQQQQQYPHNAWTDNSTIQMPEFDRPLIISTPTGVTGAFDPPNRRSSTRQGETQILAPIPRHPRQNNFVNPRPIQRLEPIYDTSVQSQQPQATQPKPPGVLPAWLRSGPPSSRASPSIINRRPSRAERSAARNMKDARKKGWTGEKNKKKKNKKGWKDAGTVYEVASSAGWTDVSFPSGPKEKKCIVM; translated from the exons atggacgccgaccccgtggccgtcgagccagacggcgcggcgcgacgctcCAGCATCGAGAAGACGCCCATCTGCGGCGACCCGGACACTGTCGAACCATTCCACCGCCTGCCCGACGAGATCATTGAACA GATATTCCTCTCTGCCGACCCCAATGGTTTCGCCTCGCTATTGCTTCTTAACAGCAAGTGGAGAGCTGTCTCTCAGCGACCCCATCTTTACCGACACCATCTCGCTCTTTGCGCATCGTTTCTGTCGAGCCACGatgacctgcccgccgccaacgaaCAAAACCTCCCGCTTCTGCGACGGCTTTTCGCGCGAGAAGTCAAACGAAGCCTCTTCGATGCCTATTTGCGGCCCTGCGAAACAGTCATCAAGCTTGTGTCAAACTCCATTAGCTCCTCTTCATgtcccggcggcgagggtaTGCAATTCGGCGCCTCCCCCAAAGGCTCGTACTTGCTTGCCTACAACTCTTCTCGGATATATGTCATCGACGTACGAGGCGAAGGAATTCAAGTAAAACGGGAACTCCGTATTTTGCGTCGCCCCGTCTCGGCTTGCATCACCGACGATGCCAACCTCCTCGCCGTTCTCTCGACCGAGATGCAGGTTGACCTCTACGACCTGaccacgaggccgccgcgacgcaaGCACTCAATCATACTCGACAATAGTCCGCGCACGATTGCGATTTCCTCGTGCGGTACTGTCCTTGCCGCGGCGTACGATGGGGGGATCGAGGTGTCCTCACTCCACAAGGGCGCCTTGGCTACTGACAGGAGAGCCGTCAAGTGtgacgccgttgacgccctGGCCTTCTCCCACGACGGGAGCCAAATACTAGGGACAACGATACATTCAGCCTCTCCAAGCACCGTCGTCTTGACCGCACCGTACTACGACCCTGGCAGTCAGCTCGCCGAAAGCAATCTCAGTGCCATGTGGACAACGTCAATCCTCTTCCCAAACACAAGCCGCGACTGCAGCCACGCTATTCTTCTGCAGGATGGCAGCCATGGGGAAGCGGAATGGACGTTTACGTACGATCGCAGCTTTGAGACGTTCCGTGCTGTtcggctcgacgacctgcggAACGGGACAACCTACTTCACGGGGCCGATCCCGAAGGCTGCCGCACAGTCCAAACTCTTGCCCTGCACGCTACCGGCTTCGACATACTATGGGGAGCTCGTTTCAGCGGGTTTTCAAGGGAGTGAGGTTTGGGTGTATGGTGTGCCGGGCGACCTGGACGCCATGCCGGACGTCGCGTCCAGTGAATCATCTGCGGGCTCGTCCGCGCTTGGGCGACATAACAGTGTTCAGAGCAGCTTATCCCGTCACGCCTCGACCCGGGGCCAGGAGGGAGACGGTGAAAGAGTACCGCAGTGGCAAGTTCTCTGTGACAAGCTGCGAAACAACTTTGTTTCCGGACGCCAGATATCAGAAGTGGCTGGCATCAGCACTGTCAAGTGGGTTGCGAACTTCGCATCCAGCTCGTGCAAGGAACGACTTGTTgtcgcagctcgaggcgtATCTGGCCCTAGGCTCGTCACCGATGAGGAGGATATTGACTTTGTGGACGGTGGCCGCATCTGCCTACTAGACTTTGACtacggcctcgtcaacggTTGCAAGACGGAAATCACAATCGAAGTTGGAAccgatgacgccgaggtcCTGGAGGAAGAGAAGCGCGACATGGAAACAGAAGTGGCCATAGTTCGGCGAAGGACCGTTGCCCAAAGGCGAGGTGGCCGGATGGCACTGCTTCGGGCGGCAACGAGTGCCGGACAggacgcccctccccctagCCGTCATGCACCCcaagatgacgatgacgatgatcCTCTAGTACCCCGAACCATCGGCAAGAACCCTTCTAGCAAACAGACCGCCGCCAGTTCGACAGAGGAAGGCGAGACGGCCTCGATAGAGGAGCAAGAGGCTTTGGATGCGCCCTACGCTCATGCGAGCCCCCGATCTGGCACCACACTCCGACGGGCGGCaactgctgccgccgtcaaccGCAGACTGAACCCCCGAACGGCCGATGGGCGGCCCATCGAGTACCGGCGCGCTGATGGGCGCGGCGAACATCCTCACGAGAGCGATGCCGATAACTGGGTGCCTCCGCCCCCTCCGTACCAGGAGGATGACCCTGTGGATCTGCCGGCATTCTTACGCGGACCCCATGTCGCACCGCTTCCGTCGTCGACTGCCGACGtaccaccggcgccgccgtccacgcaTCCTGTCGGCGGACACGCAAACATGCCGGATTCCCAGACTCTGGGGAGCGATGTGAATGGTGCTCATCGACGCCACTCGCATCACAAAACGACGAGCGAAGTCACCTCCAGTCGCCTGCGAGTCGAAGGCATGTCGAGAACGAGGTCGAGCCCTTCTCTTCGCTCCGTGCACATGAATCCTGACGACATCTACGATGTGTCACCCCCAGGCTCCCCGCAGCTCCCGCAACCAGGCCTGCCGGACGACCAACAGGTCTCGAGGCCAGGTTCGAGTGCGGCGCAGGGGCTCTTGGGGCCAGActtgccggcgtcgcgggccgaGACGTTTCATGTTCCGTCATCGAGCGTGCCGTCTACCAATACCTCTATCAACGCCCCGTCAACATCAACGAGAACCGAGAACTCATCCCGACAGAGTGCACCAGTTCTTCAATTGCACATTCCCAACTCTCCACTCTCCGGCCTCGCGTCGGTGAGCGCTGTGGAGCCGCAGATGCGGCGCCTACCAAATGCGCAGACGTGGCCCCATCCGCCAAGATCGGAGGATGAGTTGACGGATTTGAATGCAGGGGGTCATCCGCTGACAGCTCCGCCAAACATCACCGGCCATGATCTCGCCACGTCTCTCCCGCCTGCCCCCAGCTCAGGACAGCTCGCAAGCTTGAACAAGCGCATAAGTCAGGGAAATCCGCGCCGCCTGTCGGGCGTTGCCCAAGCGCACCTGATGCCCACTGACAATGGGGACTCCAAGGGCCAGCAAGGtcaacaccagcagcagcagcagcaatatCCTCACAATGCTTGGACGGACAACTCGACTATCCAAATGCCTGAGTTCGACCGGCCTCTGATTATCAGCACGCCCACAGGCGTGACTGGCGCGTTCGATCCCCCCAACAGGCGATCGTCCACCCGGCAAGGAGAAACTCAAATCTTGGCGCCTATACCACGGCACCCCCGACAAAACAATTTTGTCAACCCCCGACCCATTCAACGACTCGAACCTATCTATGATACCAGCGTCCAGTCACAGCAGCCCCAGGCTACGCAGCCCAAGCCTCCGGGCGTCCTACCGGCGTGGCTCCGGTCTGggccgccatcttctcgaGCCAGTCCGTCGATCATCAACAGGCGACCAAGCCGGGCAGAGCGGAGTGCCGCGCGAAACATGAAGGATGCACGCAAGAAAGGCTGGACCGgggagaagaacaagaagaagaaaaataAAAAAGGGTGGAAAGATGCTGGAACGGTGTACGAGGTCGCCAGCAGTGCGGGGTGGACGGATGTGTCGTTCCCGTCTGGCCCCAAGGAAAAGAAGTGCATCGTAATGTGA